The genomic interval GCCGAGGGCGAGGAGCCGCAGGGCGACGACAGCGATCTGATCTCCGAACTCGAGCGCATGTCGACGAGCGCCGACGCCGCGGCAGCCGCGCCCGAGCCGGAGCCGGAGCCGGAACCGGCCGCCGATGCGAGCGTACTCTATCAGGAACTGGAGCGCCCGCTGCGCCCGGGCGAGGTGTCGCTCGACGAACTGGAGCGTGCCTTCCGCGAGACCTCGGTCGAGGTGGACATCGAAGCCACCGCGCAGGCGGCGGAAGCCGCCAAAGCGCAGGCAACTGCCAAGGCCCCGGCGCGTCCCGCCGGCAAGACGGCGACCGCCGACGCCGTCCAGGATGACGACGCCGCTCCGGCCAAGGACAAGAAGTCCGGCGGGTCATCGGTGTCAAACCAGAGCATCCGGGTCGCGGTCGAGACCCTCGAACACCTGATGACGATGGTTTCGGAACTGGTGCTCACCCGCAACCAGTTGCTCGAGATCGTCCGCCGGCACGAGGACAGCGAGTTCAAGGTGCCGCTGCAACGCCTGTCCAACGTGACGGCGGAGTTGCAGGAAGGCGTCATGAAGACGCGCATGCAGCCGATCGGCAACGCCTGGCAGAAGCTGCCGCGCATCGTGCGCGACCTTAGCCAGGAATTGGAGAAGCCGATCGAACTCGACATGATCGGCGCCGAGACGGAACTTGACCGCCAGGTTCTGGAGATGATCAAGGACCCGCTGACCCACATGGTCCGCAACTCCGCCGACCACGGCCTGGAGATGCCGGCCGAGCGTCGCGCCAAGGGCAAGCCGGAGAAGGGAACGATCACCCTTGCCGCCTATCATGAGGGCGGCCACATCATCATCGAGGTGAAGGACGACGGCAAGGGCCTCGACGTCGACAAGATCAAAACCAAGGCGATCGAGCGCGGTCTGGCGACGGAAGCCGAACTCGAGAAGATGACCGATGCACAGATCCATCGCTTCATCTTTGCTGCCGGGTTCTCCACCGCCGCCTCCGTCACCAGCGTGTCCGGCCGCGGCGTCGGCATGGATGTGGTGCGCAACAACATCGAACTGATCGGCGGCACCGTCGACCTGCGCTCGACGCCGGGCAAGGGCTCGAGCTTCATCATCAAGATCCCGCTGACGCTGGCCATCGTGTCGACGCTGATCGTGGAAGCGAGCGGCGACCGCTTCGCCATCCCGCAGTTGTCGGTCGTCGAACTGGTGCGCGTCCAGACCAATTCCGAACACCGCATCGAGCGGATCAAGGACACCCCGGTCCTGCGCCTGCGCAACAAGCTGCTGCCGCTGCTGCACCTGTCGCAGTTGCTCGGGATCTACGAGGGCGACAACGACAAGAACGCCATCGACGAGGATAACGGCTTCATCGTGGTCATGCAGGTCGGCAGCCAGACCTTCGGCGTGGTCGTCGACGGTGTGTTCCATACGGAGGAAATCGTCGTCAAGCCGATGTCGACCATGCTGCGCAACCTGGTCATGTTCTCGGGCAACACCATTCTCGGCGACGGGTCGGTGATCATGATCATCGACCCGAACGGCATCGCCTCGGCCATGGCCAGCCATGCGTCCAGCGCGGTCGCAGAGCAGGTCGAGGAAGAGGCCGAGGATTCGCGCCGCAAGGCCATGGACGGACAGTCGACGATCTCGCTGCTGCTGTTCCGCGCCGGTGCGCCGGAGCCCAAGGCGGTGCCGCTGTCGCTGGTCACCCGCCTGGAGGAGTTCGAGGTCTCCAAGATCGAACGCTCCAACGGCCGCGACCTAGTGCAGTACCGCGGCGCGCTGATGCCGCTGGTCTATGTCAACGAAGGCGATCACCACAAGACCGAGGGCACCCAGCCGATGCTGGTGTTCTCCGACTCGGGCCGCTCCATGGGCCTCGTCGTCGACGAGATCGTCGACATCGTCGAGGACCGGCTGCAGATCGAGGTCGGCTCCGAACGGCCGGGCATCCTCGGCTCGGCGGTCATCAAGGAGCGCGCGACCGAGATCATCGACCTCGGCTACTACCTGCCGCAGGCCTTCGAAGACTGGTTCATGCGCAAGGAGATGGACATCCGCTCGCTGACCAAGAAGGTGCTGTTCGTCGACGACTCGCCGTTCTTCCGCAACATGCTGACGCCGGTGCTGAAGGCGGCGGGCTACGACGTGACCACCTGCAGCGGACCGGACGAAGCCTTCGAACTGCTGGAAAACGGCGCCGAGTTCCAGGCGATCGTCAGCGACATCGAGATGCCGCGCGTCAACGGCTTCGAATTCTGCGAGGCCCTGCGCCGCGACCCGCGCTTCCGCAAGATGCCGATCCTGGCCCTGTCGGCCATGGTCACGCCGGCATCGATCGAACGCGGCCGCCAGGCCGGCTTCGACGACTACGTGGCGAAATTCGACCGTCCGGGCCTGATCGCTGCCCTCAAGGACGTGTTCTCGGGTGAAATGGGAGTAGCCGCATGAACGGGCTCGAACACAACGTCGCTACCGGCGGCGACACGATTCAGTACGTCACCGTGGTGATCGGCGGGCAGCTGTTCGGGCTGCCCATCTCCCAGGTGCACGACGTCTTCGTGCCGGAAAGCGTCACCCGCGTGCCGCTGTCGGCACCGGAAGTCGCCGGCGTGCTGAACCTGCGCGGCCGGATCGTGACGGCGATCGACATGCGCCGGCGCCTGCACCTGCCGCCGCGAGAGGATGGCCAGATGATGGCGGTCGGCATCGAGTACAAGCACGAATCCTACGGCCTGGTGATCGACACCGTCGGCGAGGTCCTGAACCTGCCGGCCAAGGGCGCCGAGCCCAACCCGACCAACCTCGACAAGCGCTGGGCGGAAATCTCCGGCGGCGTGCATCGGCTCGACGGTCAACTGATGGTGATCCTCGATGTCGAGCGCCTGCTGGGCGCAATGATGAACGAACCGATGGCAGCCTGAGGCAGCCGCTCCAAAGAACGGTGGCCAATGTGGAGAACGGGCAGATGAAACAGTGTCTTGTCGTCGATGATTCCAGCGTGATCCGGAAGGTCGCCCGACGGATCCTGGAAGACATGCAGTTCCAGATCACCGAAGCGGAGGACGGGCAGCAGGCCCTGGACGCCTGCCGCAAGAGCATGCCGGATGCCATTTTGCTCGACTGGAACATGCCCGTCATGGACGGGCTCGAATTCCTGACCAGCTTGCGCCGCGAAGCCGGCGGGGAGAAGCCGATCGTCGTGTTCTGCACGACCGAGAACGATGTCGCGCATATCGCGCGCGCCATCCGTGCGGGGGCCAACGAATACATCATGAAACCCTTCGATCGCGAGATCGTCGAAGCCAAGTTTCAGGAAGTCGGCCTGATCTGAGCCGTACAGTTGGATTGTGCCATGGCCTTCGCTCAAACGAACTATACAACGGGCTCAACCCCGAACACCGATCCCATCCGGGTCATGGTCGTCGATGACGCGGTAGTCATTCGCGGATTGCTCGGCCGGTGGCTGGACGCCGATCCCGCCCTCGCCGTGGTGGCCTCGCACCGAAACGGCAAGCTGGCGGTCGACGACATCCTGCGCAGCGATCCGGACGTGGTCGTCCTCGACATCGAGATGCCGGAGATGGACGGCCTGACGGCGCTGCCGCTGATGCTCGCCAAGAAGCGCGACCTGGTCGTCGTGATGGCGTCGACCCTGACCCGTCGCAACGCCGAGATCAGCCTCAAGGCGCTGTCGCTGGGCGCCGCCGACTATGTCCCCAAACCGGAAACCACTTCGGAAGTGACCACATCGGTCGACTTCCGGCGCGAACTGATCGACAAGGTCAAGGCCCTCGGCGAGCGCGCCCGCAGGCTGCGC from Polymorphum gilvum SL003B-26A1 carries:
- a CDS encoding hybrid sensor histidine kinase/response regulator, with the translated sequence MDDLLREFLTETSESLDVVDVELVKFEQEPNNATILDNIFRLVHTIKGTCGFLGLPRLEGIAHAAETLMGKFRDGVPVTPEAVSLILSSIDRIKEILAELEAAEGEEPQGDDSDLISELERMSTSADAAAAAPEPEPEPEPAADASVLYQELERPLRPGEVSLDELERAFRETSVEVDIEATAQAAEAAKAQATAKAPARPAGKTATADAVQDDDAAPAKDKKSGGSSVSNQSIRVAVETLEHLMTMVSELVLTRNQLLEIVRRHEDSEFKVPLQRLSNVTAELQEGVMKTRMQPIGNAWQKLPRIVRDLSQELEKPIELDMIGAETELDRQVLEMIKDPLTHMVRNSADHGLEMPAERRAKGKPEKGTITLAAYHEGGHIIIEVKDDGKGLDVDKIKTKAIERGLATEAELEKMTDAQIHRFIFAAGFSTAASVTSVSGRGVGMDVVRNNIELIGGTVDLRSTPGKGSSFIIKIPLTLAIVSTLIVEASGDRFAIPQLSVVELVRVQTNSEHRIERIKDTPVLRLRNKLLPLLHLSQLLGIYEGDNDKNAIDEDNGFIVVMQVGSQTFGVVVDGVFHTEEIVVKPMSTMLRNLVMFSGNTILGDGSVIMIIDPNGIASAMASHASSAVAEQVEEEAEDSRRKAMDGQSTISLLLFRAGAPEPKAVPLSLVTRLEEFEVSKIERSNGRDLVQYRGALMPLVYVNEGDHHKTEGTQPMLVFSDSGRSMGLVVDEIVDIVEDRLQIEVGSERPGILGSAVIKERATEIIDLGYYLPQAFEDWFMRKEMDIRSLTKKVLFVDDSPFFRNMLTPVLKAAGYDVTTCSGPDEAFELLENGAEFQAIVSDIEMPRVNGFEFCEALRRDPRFRKMPILALSAMVTPASIERGRQAGFDDYVAKFDRPGLIAALKDVFSGEMGVAA
- a CDS encoding chemotaxis protein CheW, producing MNGLEHNVATGGDTIQYVTVVIGGQLFGLPISQVHDVFVPESVTRVPLSAPEVAGVLNLRGRIVTAIDMRRRLHLPPREDGQMMAVGIEYKHESYGLVIDTVGEVLNLPAKGAEPNPTNLDKRWAEISGGVHRLDGQLMVILDVERLLGAMMNEPMAA
- a CDS encoding response regulator, giving the protein MANVENGQMKQCLVVDDSSVIRKVARRILEDMQFQITEAEDGQQALDACRKSMPDAILLDWNMPVMDGLEFLTSLRREAGGEKPIVVFCTTENDVAHIARAIRAGANEYIMKPFDREIVEAKFQEVGLI